One genomic window of Ilyobacter polytropus DSM 2926 includes the following:
- a CDS encoding LpxI family protein, translating into MEKIGIIVGNGKLPLYFLKEAGAKGYEVFPIGLFDTIEEEIKQHENFRMMNVGRIGEIIKHLLGNNIVKLVMLGKVEKSILFNEIEFDDHGKKLLKKLPDNKDETLLFGIISLLKLCGIKVLPQNHLLGNFMFENKVYTNSSPEKNDSLTIKMGTEAAKALSELDAGQTVVCKDSSVVALEGIEGTDQTILRAGNYAGDNCIIIKMARPQQDMRVDIPAVGLDTIKRAIEIKAKGIVGEAGKMLFLDQEEAIKLADENKLFIMGIKL; encoded by the coding sequence ATGGAAAAAATCGGGATAATAGTGGGCAATGGAAAATTGCCCCTTTATTTCTTAAAAGAGGCCGGAGCAAAGGGATACGAGGTGTTTCCCATCGGCCTCTTTGATACAATTGAAGAGGAAATAAAACAACATGAAAATTTCAGAATGATGAATGTAGGGCGTATAGGGGAGATTATAAAACATTTACTTGGCAATAATATAGTAAAGCTTGTGATGCTTGGGAAAGTTGAAAAAAGTATTCTTTTCAATGAAATAGAGTTTGACGACCATGGTAAAAAGCTTTTGAAAAAACTTCCTGACAACAAAGATGAAACTCTTCTTTTTGGTATTATATCCCTGTTAAAACTCTGTGGGATAAAAGTTTTACCACAAAATCATCTACTTGGAAATTTCATGTTTGAAAATAAAGTCTATACAAACTCAAGTCCTGAAAAAAATGACAGTCTAACTATAAAAATGGGTACAGAGGCCGCCAAGGCTCTAAGTGAGCTTGACGCAGGTCAGACAGTTGTATGTAAGGACTCTTCAGTTGTAGCTTTAGAGGGAATAGAGGGTACAGATCAAACCATTTTGAGGGCAGGAAACTACGCCGGAGATAACTGTATAATAATAAAAATGGCAAGACCTCAGCAAGACATGAGAGTGGATATCCCAGCAGTGGGATTAGACACAATAAAAAGAGCCATAGAGATAAAAGCGAAAGGTATAGTTGGAGAAGCTGGAAAGATGCTCTTTTTAGATCAAGAAGAAGCTATAAAACTTGCCGATGAAAATAAACT